One genomic segment of Capricornis sumatraensis isolate serow.1 chromosome 6, serow.2, whole genome shotgun sequence includes these proteins:
- the FAM240B gene encoding protein FAM240B, producing MNNQYIRREVFCCETCHELKSFWEKEISKQTCYRELEEDRQERSALRKLREEWKQRLEKRLRMLDNPDGKEKQANTVG from the exons ATGAACAATCAATACATTCGTCGAGAAGTCTTCTGCTGTGAAACCTGTCATGAGCTCAAAAGCTTCTGGGAGAAGGAAATTAGCAAACAGACCTGTTACCGGGAACTGGAGGAAGATCGTCAGGAAAGGAGTGCCCTGAGAAA GCTCAGAGAAGAATGGAAGCAGAGGCTGGAGAAAAGGCTGAGGATGTTGGACAATCCTGATGGGAAGGAAAAGCAGGCAAACACTGTGGGCTGA